TTAGTTGATACCTTAATTatcaggctccaaatgaaatCTTAGGAGTGCATCCAACTCCCAATAGTCCAAATCCAAGGGTGCAAATGGGTTCATGTTCAATGGCTCGTAGAGGCTCTTTGTGACCAAGTCTGCAGATTTTTCGATCAGCTTATTGTCACATAGGGATGTCTGATGATCACAAGGATCTGTACAGGTGGTCGATATGCTGGATCGGCTATCACTGCTACTTAGGGTGTTTGTCTCGGACTCATCGGTGCCTGAGTCGACGCCATTGTTATCCTTGCAGGTATGCTGGAAGTGGTAGACAACTGTGTACATCACGGGATTATCAGTACCTGTGCTTTCATCTTGCTGTTGCACCGTCTTTGTTGCTTTGCAGTCTTGTTCCTTTCTGTAGGTGCATCTGTAGTAGCTCCTGCCTCATGGAGAACCAGATTAATGATAGTCCAATTTAGTACATCTGTAGTAGCTCCTGGAGAACCAGAAATTTTACGCATATCTTTTAGAAGAGAAAAGGTACCTTGGATGTTTCGCTTTGTTGATGTGCTTTTGCCCATACTTTCTCCATTGGCGGCCATCATAGTGCGGAACAGGCGTTTCCAGTGACACCGTATCAATAGACCTCCTGCTTAAAATTTGTTTGCGTTGGGAGAATAAATGAAATAGCTTAATCACATGCAACATCGAGAAGTATATTCCAAAAGGAATCTAAACTTACGCTAGTTCAAACTTCAAACTGAATTAATCAGGTCACATATATCCACATACCTTCTCTTGTGCTGATGATGGGGGTTAGCAGTAGCACCCTCCTCCTTGATGCAGTCATCAGAAGAAATCTTCCTCACTCTCTTCTTGTCATCCACCATTGAGTCATCAGGTCGAGCATCAGACtgatgctgcagctgcagctcagttATGGCCCTGCTGGAGCAATCCAGTATGTTCTGGAACATCTGGGCAACAAGCTCGCAGCGTTGGTCCGCCTGCAGCGCAGGAAGGACGATGGCCCTCAGCTGCGTCACCAGAGACTGCCCCCTGGCAATCTCCTTCATCGCCGGCCCGTGGTCGGAGACAAAAGAGGGGCGATCAGAAGGTGAAGATTGAGGAAGGCATCTGCTATTGTGCTGCTTCATCTCTGCTAATAATTTCTAGCTAGCTTTCCTCTTGTGTCTGAAGAAGACTGAGGCTCTGAACACAGGAAGGAGGGAAGCTTTTAACTGCTGGCTCGTTCTCTTGAAGTTgtgggaggaggaaggaaggaagctAATTGTCAGCTGGCTATGGCGATAAGGTTACTCCTAATCCCTTGCAGTTATATACAGAGATGGGAGTGGTATGGCACCCCATAATTAATGATCAACTTGGGCAGCAATATAATCAACCGCATGCGTAGGCAGGTGCAGAGCACATGGAAAGAGACAGGAAGGACTCTGACTTGGCAGCTACCGCGCGTTAGCAAACAATACTGTGATGGGTACGTAGTCAAAGGAATTAACCTGGTACACGGATTGATTTGGCAAATTTCATCGTAATCAATTGTCGCTTGTGCTCACCAGGTACACCCTTCTCCCAAAACAAACAAGTCTGGTCAGTAAGCAGTTGCCTTCAGTTCTCACCTGAACTTTTCACCTTCTACTGTTCTGTCCTACACTACAGTCCAATTCCAACAATCCCAGATGCACATACACACACAGAGGAAGAAAGAACACAAGACGTCCGTACACTTGAAATCTAACCACGGTTCGTTGGCACGCATTAATTGAAGAGTTCTCTAGTATCTTGTTTGAATAAGCCGGGATTGGAATCAGTTCATTTTACCTTGAGCCCTGAATGGGCTTGGCCCTGATCCCCACATATTTGCAAAAAAGTActtgtgtgtctttactttGTAGGCTCTAGTTTTAATATATCTGAAGTGAATTAAGATATATAGTTGCATCCAAATTAGCACTCtccacatacatatatatactccctccgttccaaattataagtcattccaagaatctttgagagtcaaagtttttcaagttcgaccaaatttatatgacaagataataacatttataataccaattaagtatcattagattctttattagctatattttcatagtgcacctatttgatgtcataaatctttatatttctctttaTAATTTTTTGTCAAACTTTGATAttgtttgactctccaagatttttggaatgacttataatttggaatagaGGGAGTACTAGGTATTCATCATTTATATCTCATAAGGATATTCATGGTATATGTATATAGCTTACTAGCTTGGAGACAATAGGTTTTGGCCAAGGATTTCATCATGCTGACAGATGCAAGCTCATGTCCGCACAAGTTCGTCACCTTCTAGCATTTCGTGTAAGCTCGAAAGTCCATCCAAAATCTTCCTAACGCTGTTTGTAAAAATGTCGTGTTGGTCGGGGTCCACATTGTTAGCGACTTATTAACAATTTAGTAATGGTGGTTTACACCACAGCGTACTGTTTAGTTTCCAAGGGCGcttaattcttagttggagcagTATAGTAAACAATGAGCTGCAGATCGATAAGGAGCAATACAAATAGGGTaaagtccgtttttcaacctTGAACTATCATGATCGTCCGATTTTGATTCTTGAACTACGAAACCCGACATTCTACACCTCCAACTGATGAAACCGTTTGGAAAACAACCCTGGCCTCAGCCTTTggtggttttgctacagtataatttccgaatttctagaatttcacatctctctcaattaaataatagaGAAATCaaagttaatattgtctaaaaattgTAATATTTTGCTAGGAGGTAGAACAAGagacaaggaatctattttgAGTAGATGTGCTACATTAGACATaaagaaatttgaattataaaattttaaaagtagatagaattcaaaattccttgaaatTTTAAGCAACCTGAAACTTTGATAAAAATGTATTAAAGATGATAACTCatacttttatatttattttaacaaattattttttattggcggaagttctatagaaaattcaCAAATTAgaaatttgaggaatcaaatttgattcaaatttaaGCGTTGTGAAGGAATTCAAACACTTTCAACAAAAATCAGaccaataaaaaaaataaatttttaaattaaataaaaaaatatgaattatcatatttttaatgcatttttagaaaaggtttagttgacctaaaaattcaaggaattttgaattctacccatttttgaaattttataattcaaattccatTATGTCtaatgtatcacatctagccaaaatagattccttTCTCTTGTTCTACCTCCCAGTAAAATATCAcaatttttagacaatattaactatgttTTATCTATTATTTAATTGTGAGAGGTGTGAAATCCAAGAAATTTGGAAATTATACTATAGCAAAACCACCTTAGGCTGAGACTAGGTTGTTTTTCGAATGGTTTTGGcagttggaggtgtaggatgtccggttttgtagttcaaggaccaaaatcggacgatcgtgatagttcaaggttgaaaaacagactttaCCCACACAAATAATGTATGTAGACTTGTGCTGCATAATAATGTTGTGTGGATGGTGGTTCTCTCAGCATTCTAGCACATGTGTGTCCCTTTGTGCCGACCACATCAGATCAGTGGCTAGCTTTTGACATGATTTTCCacgaagcagatcaaagagcAACATCAGTGGTAAAACTTTCGATATAGTCGCACCATTTATTTGGGTCTTGctaaaaaaggagaagaaaagggaGGGAGCGTACACTCACACCATGCTACTCTCTGAAG
This genomic interval from Panicum virgatum strain AP13 chromosome 8K, P.virgatum_v5, whole genome shotgun sequence contains the following:
- the LOC120643429 gene encoding WRKY DNA-binding transcription factor 70-like codes for the protein MKQHNSRCLPQSSPSDRPSFVSDHGPAMKEIARGQSLVTQLRAIVLPALQADQRCELVAQMFQNILDCSSRAITELQLQHQSDARPDDSMVDDKKRVRKISSDDCIKEEGATANPHHQHKRRRSIDTVSLETPVPHYDGRQWRKYGQKHINKAKHPRSYYRCTYRKEQDCKATKTVQQQDESTGTDNPVMYTVVYHFQHTCKDNNGVDSGTDESETNTLSSSDSRSSISTTCTDPCDHQTSLCDNKLIEKSADLVTKSLYEPLNMNPFAPLDLDYWELDALLRFHLEPDN